The following coding sequences lie in one Arachis hypogaea cultivar Tifrunner chromosome 9, arahy.Tifrunner.gnm2.J5K5, whole genome shotgun sequence genomic window:
- the LOC112711999 gene encoding sulfhydryl oxidase 2 isoform X4 has translation MSGMYSYLGLFLCLLSVCSAATSFSSRRVILREVNDNGGDHADYAVELNVTNFDAVLKDTPATYAIVEFFAHWLVIDHFYQPYYEKVARLFNGPDAVHPGIILMTRVDCALKINTKLCDKFSVGHYPMLFWGPPTKFVGGGWEPKQEKSSIRVIDDGRTADRLLNWINKQLGSTYGLDDQKFENEHLPSNISDSEQVARAIYDVEEATSTAFDIILEHKMIKPGTRASLIRFLQLLTAHHPSRRCRKGTSELLVSFDDLYPADFETPNRLDDDKGSVKNIKICGKDVPRGYWMFCRGSKNETRGFSCGLWVLLHSLSVRIEDGESQFTFSATCDFVHDFFICEECRQHFYRMCSSVSSPFNKARDYALWLWSTHNKVNERLMKEEASLGTGDPKFPKTIWPPKQLCPSCYLGIDQKNNKIEWNQDEVFRFLTNYYRNTLTALYKDKSIVGNDEAEVAVEDLIVANNAIVVPLGAALAIAFASCAFGALACYWRSRQKSRKPRRTWK, from the exons ATGTCTGGGATGTATTCGTATCTGGGTCTATTCCTGTGCTTGCTTTCTGTGTGCTCCGCCGCAACCTCGTTTTCTTCACGGCGTGTGATCCTTCGAGAGGTCAACGACAATGGTGGTGATCATGCTGATTACGCTGTTGAGCTGAATGTTACCAATTTCGATGCTGTTCTGAAGGATACCCCTGCTACTTACGCTATTGTTGAGTTCTTTGCCCATTGGTTAGTCATTGATCATTTCTATCAA CCTTACTATGAAAAGGTCGCAAGGTTATTTAATGGCCCTGATGCAGTGCATCCAGGAATCATACTAATGACAAGGGTAGATTGTGCATTAAAG ATAAATACTAAACTATGTGATAAGTTTTCTGTTGGTCATTATCCCATGCTTTTTTGGGGACCTCCTACTAAGTTTGTTGGTGGTGGTTGGGAACCTAAACAAGAGAAAAGCAGTATACGTGTGATTGATGATGGACGCACTGCTGATCGGTTGCTTAATTGGATCAACAAACAACTAGGCAG TACATACGGCCTGGATGATCAGAAGTTTGAAAATGAGCATCTTCCATCCAATATATCAGACTCTGAACAG GTTGCAAGAGCTATCTATGATGTGGAAGAGGCAACTTCTACAGCATTTGACATCATTCTAGAGCACAAG ATGATAAAACCAGGAACTCGGGCTTCATTAATAAGATTTCTTCAGCTTCTGACAGCTCATCATCCTTCTAGGAG ATGCCGGAAGGGTACTTCAGAATTACTTGTGAGCTTTGATGACTTGTACCCAGCAGATTTTGAAACACCTAATAGGCTGGATGATGATAAGGGTTCCGTTAAGAACATAAAGATATGTGGAAAAGATGTGCCTCGTGGATACTGG ATGTTCTGCCGTGGCAGTAAGAATGAGACCAGAGGTTTTAG TTGTGGTTTATGGGTTCTTCTGCATTCACTCTCTGTAAGGATAGAGGATGGAGAAAGTCAGTTTACATTTAGTGCAACGTGTGATTTTGTTCATGACTTCTTTATATGCGAGGAATGCCGACAACATTTTTACAGGATGTGTTCAAG TGTTTCTAGTCCTTTCAACAAAGCCCGTGACTATGCTCTCTGGTTGTGGAGCACCCATAATAAGGTCAATGAAAGGTTGATGAAAGAAGAAGCTTCTCTTGGCACTGGTGACCCGAAATTCCCAAAGACAATTTGGCCTCCAAAGCAACTCTGCCCTTCCTGTTATCTAGGCATTGACCAGAAGAACAATAAAATCGAATGGAACCAGGATGAGGTCTTCAGGTTTTTGACTAATTATTACAGAAACACACTTACTGCTCTATACAAGGACAAGAGCATTGTTGGAAATGATGAGGCTGAGGTAGCCGTTGAAGATCTGATCGTCGCAAATAACGCAATCGTGGTGCCTCTGGGAGCTGCATTGGCAATAGCTTTTGCCAGCTGTGCTTTTGGCGCACTTGCTTGCTACTGGCGTTCGCGGCAAAAGAGTCGGAA GCCAAGGAGAACATGGAAATAG
- the LOC112711999 gene encoding sulfhydryl oxidase 2 isoform X3: MSGMYSYLGLFLCLLSVCSAATSFSSRRVILREVNDNGGDHADYAVELNVTNFDAVLKDTPATYAIVEFFAHWCPACRNYKPYYEKVARLFNGPDAVHPGIILMTRVDCALKINTKLCDKFSVGHYPMLFWGPPTKFVGGGWEPKQEKSSIRVIDDGRTADRLLNWINKQLGSTYGLDDQKFENEHLPSNISDSEQVARAIYDVEEATSTAFDIILEHKMIKPGTRASLIRFLQLLTAHHPSRRCRKGTSELLVSFDDLYPADFETPNRLDDDKGSVKNIKICGKDVPRGYWMFCRGSKNETRGFSCGLWVLLHSLSVRIEDGESQFTFSATCDFVHDFFICEECRQHFYRMCSSVSSPFNKARDYALWLWSTHNKVNERLMKEEASLGTGDPKFPKTIWPPKQLCPSCYLGIDQKNNKIEWNQDEVFRFLTNYYRNTLTALYKDKSIVGNDEAEVAVEDLIVANNAIVVPLGAALAIAFASCAFGALACYWRSRQKSRKPRRTWK, encoded by the exons ATGTCTGGGATGTATTCGTATCTGGGTCTATTCCTGTGCTTGCTTTCTGTGTGCTCCGCCGCAACCTCGTTTTCTTCACGGCGTGTGATCCTTCGAGAGGTCAACGACAATGGTGGTGATCATGCTGATTACGCTGTTGAGCTGAATGTTACCAATTTCGATGCTGTTCTGAAGGATACCCCTGCTACTTACGCTATTGTTGAGTTCTTTGCCCATTG GTGCCCTGCTTGCAGGAATTATAAG CCTTACTATGAAAAGGTCGCAAGGTTATTTAATGGCCCTGATGCAGTGCATCCAGGAATCATACTAATGACAAGGGTAGATTGTGCATTAAAG ATAAATACTAAACTATGTGATAAGTTTTCTGTTGGTCATTATCCCATGCTTTTTTGGGGACCTCCTACTAAGTTTGTTGGTGGTGGTTGGGAACCTAAACAAGAGAAAAGCAGTATACGTGTGATTGATGATGGACGCACTGCTGATCGGTTGCTTAATTGGATCAACAAACAACTAGGCAG TACATACGGCCTGGATGATCAGAAGTTTGAAAATGAGCATCTTCCATCCAATATATCAGACTCTGAACAG GTTGCAAGAGCTATCTATGATGTGGAAGAGGCAACTTCTACAGCATTTGACATCATTCTAGAGCACAAG ATGATAAAACCAGGAACTCGGGCTTCATTAATAAGATTTCTTCAGCTTCTGACAGCTCATCATCCTTCTAGGAG ATGCCGGAAGGGTACTTCAGAATTACTTGTGAGCTTTGATGACTTGTACCCAGCAGATTTTGAAACACCTAATAGGCTGGATGATGATAAGGGTTCCGTTAAGAACATAAAGATATGTGGAAAAGATGTGCCTCGTGGATACTGG ATGTTCTGCCGTGGCAGTAAGAATGAGACCAGAGGTTTTAG TTGTGGTTTATGGGTTCTTCTGCATTCACTCTCTGTAAGGATAGAGGATGGAGAAAGTCAGTTTACATTTAGTGCAACGTGTGATTTTGTTCATGACTTCTTTATATGCGAGGAATGCCGACAACATTTTTACAGGATGTGTTCAAG TGTTTCTAGTCCTTTCAACAAAGCCCGTGACTATGCTCTCTGGTTGTGGAGCACCCATAATAAGGTCAATGAAAGGTTGATGAAAGAAGAAGCTTCTCTTGGCACTGGTGACCCGAAATTCCCAAAGACAATTTGGCCTCCAAAGCAACTCTGCCCTTCCTGTTATCTAGGCATTGACCAGAAGAACAATAAAATCGAATGGAACCAGGATGAGGTCTTCAGGTTTTTGACTAATTATTACAGAAACACACTTACTGCTCTATACAAGGACAAGAGCATTGTTGGAAATGATGAGGCTGAGGTAGCCGTTGAAGATCTGATCGTCGCAAATAACGCAATCGTGGTGCCTCTGGGAGCTGCATTGGCAATAGCTTTTGCCAGCTGTGCTTTTGGCGCACTTGCTTGCTACTGGCGTTCGCGGCAAAAGAGTCGGAA GCCAAGGAGAACATGGAAATAG
- the LOC112711999 gene encoding sulfhydryl oxidase 2 isoform X1 produces the protein MSGMYSYLGLFLCLLSVCSAATSFSSRRVILREVNDNGGDHADYAVELNVTNFDAVLKDTPATYAIVEFFAHWCPACRNYKPYYEKVARLFNGPDAVHPGIILMTRVDCALKINTKLCDKFSVGHYPMLFWGPPTKFVGGGWEPKQEKSSIRVIDDGRTADRLLNWINKQLGSTYGLDDQKFENEHLPSNISDSEQVARAIYDVEEATSTAFDIILEHKMIKPGTRASLIRFLQLLTAHHPSRRCRKGTSELLVSFDDLYPADFETPNRLDDDKGSVKNIKICGKDVPRGYWMFCRGSKNETRGFSCGLWVLLHSLSVRIEDGESQFTFSATCDFVHDFFICEECRQHFYRMCSSVSSPFNKARDYALWLWSTHNKVNERLMKEEASLGTGDPKFPKTIWPPKQLCPSCYLGIDQKNNKIEWNQDEVFRFLTNYYRNTLTALYKDKSIVGNDEAEVAVEDLIVANNAIVVPLGAALAIAFASCAFGALACYWRSRQKSRKYFHRLYSLKTI, from the exons ATGTCTGGGATGTATTCGTATCTGGGTCTATTCCTGTGCTTGCTTTCTGTGTGCTCCGCCGCAACCTCGTTTTCTTCACGGCGTGTGATCCTTCGAGAGGTCAACGACAATGGTGGTGATCATGCTGATTACGCTGTTGAGCTGAATGTTACCAATTTCGATGCTGTTCTGAAGGATACCCCTGCTACTTACGCTATTGTTGAGTTCTTTGCCCATTG GTGCCCTGCTTGCAGGAATTATAAG CCTTACTATGAAAAGGTCGCAAGGTTATTTAATGGCCCTGATGCAGTGCATCCAGGAATCATACTAATGACAAGGGTAGATTGTGCATTAAAG ATAAATACTAAACTATGTGATAAGTTTTCTGTTGGTCATTATCCCATGCTTTTTTGGGGACCTCCTACTAAGTTTGTTGGTGGTGGTTGGGAACCTAAACAAGAGAAAAGCAGTATACGTGTGATTGATGATGGACGCACTGCTGATCGGTTGCTTAATTGGATCAACAAACAACTAGGCAG TACATACGGCCTGGATGATCAGAAGTTTGAAAATGAGCATCTTCCATCCAATATATCAGACTCTGAACAG GTTGCAAGAGCTATCTATGATGTGGAAGAGGCAACTTCTACAGCATTTGACATCATTCTAGAGCACAAG ATGATAAAACCAGGAACTCGGGCTTCATTAATAAGATTTCTTCAGCTTCTGACAGCTCATCATCCTTCTAGGAG ATGCCGGAAGGGTACTTCAGAATTACTTGTGAGCTTTGATGACTTGTACCCAGCAGATTTTGAAACACCTAATAGGCTGGATGATGATAAGGGTTCCGTTAAGAACATAAAGATATGTGGAAAAGATGTGCCTCGTGGATACTGG ATGTTCTGCCGTGGCAGTAAGAATGAGACCAGAGGTTTTAG TTGTGGTTTATGGGTTCTTCTGCATTCACTCTCTGTAAGGATAGAGGATGGAGAAAGTCAGTTTACATTTAGTGCAACGTGTGATTTTGTTCATGACTTCTTTATATGCGAGGAATGCCGACAACATTTTTACAGGATGTGTTCAAG TGTTTCTAGTCCTTTCAACAAAGCCCGTGACTATGCTCTCTGGTTGTGGAGCACCCATAATAAGGTCAATGAAAGGTTGATGAAAGAAGAAGCTTCTCTTGGCACTGGTGACCCGAAATTCCCAAAGACAATTTGGCCTCCAAAGCAACTCTGCCCTTCCTGTTATCTAGGCATTGACCAGAAGAACAATAAAATCGAATGGAACCAGGATGAGGTCTTCAGGTTTTTGACTAATTATTACAGAAACACACTTACTGCTCTATACAAGGACAAGAGCATTGTTGGAAATGATGAGGCTGAGGTAGCCGTTGAAGATCTGATCGTCGCAAATAACGCAATCGTGGTGCCTCTGGGAGCTGCATTGGCAATAGCTTTTGCCAGCTGTGCTTTTGGCGCACTTGCTTGCTACTGGCGTTCGCGGCAAAAGAGTCGGAAGTATTTCCACCGCCTATACTCTTTAAAGACAATATGA
- the LOC112711999 gene encoding sulfhydryl oxidase 2 isoform X2 — protein sequence MSGMYSYLGLFLCLLSVCSAATSFSSRRVILREVNDNGGDHADYAVELNVTNFDAVLKDTPATYAIVEFFAHWLVIDHFYQPYYEKVARLFNGPDAVHPGIILMTRVDCALKINTKLCDKFSVGHYPMLFWGPPTKFVGGGWEPKQEKSSIRVIDDGRTADRLLNWINKQLGSTYGLDDQKFENEHLPSNISDSEQVARAIYDVEEATSTAFDIILEHKMIKPGTRASLIRFLQLLTAHHPSRRCRKGTSELLVSFDDLYPADFETPNRLDDDKGSVKNIKICGKDVPRGYWMFCRGSKNETRGFSCGLWVLLHSLSVRIEDGESQFTFSATCDFVHDFFICEECRQHFYRMCSSVSSPFNKARDYALWLWSTHNKVNERLMKEEASLGTGDPKFPKTIWPPKQLCPSCYLGIDQKNNKIEWNQDEVFRFLTNYYRNTLTALYKDKSIVGNDEAEVAVEDLIVANNAIVVPLGAALAIAFASCAFGALACYWRSRQKSRKYFHRLYSLKTI from the exons ATGTCTGGGATGTATTCGTATCTGGGTCTATTCCTGTGCTTGCTTTCTGTGTGCTCCGCCGCAACCTCGTTTTCTTCACGGCGTGTGATCCTTCGAGAGGTCAACGACAATGGTGGTGATCATGCTGATTACGCTGTTGAGCTGAATGTTACCAATTTCGATGCTGTTCTGAAGGATACCCCTGCTACTTACGCTATTGTTGAGTTCTTTGCCCATTGGTTAGTCATTGATCATTTCTATCAA CCTTACTATGAAAAGGTCGCAAGGTTATTTAATGGCCCTGATGCAGTGCATCCAGGAATCATACTAATGACAAGGGTAGATTGTGCATTAAAG ATAAATACTAAACTATGTGATAAGTTTTCTGTTGGTCATTATCCCATGCTTTTTTGGGGACCTCCTACTAAGTTTGTTGGTGGTGGTTGGGAACCTAAACAAGAGAAAAGCAGTATACGTGTGATTGATGATGGACGCACTGCTGATCGGTTGCTTAATTGGATCAACAAACAACTAGGCAG TACATACGGCCTGGATGATCAGAAGTTTGAAAATGAGCATCTTCCATCCAATATATCAGACTCTGAACAG GTTGCAAGAGCTATCTATGATGTGGAAGAGGCAACTTCTACAGCATTTGACATCATTCTAGAGCACAAG ATGATAAAACCAGGAACTCGGGCTTCATTAATAAGATTTCTTCAGCTTCTGACAGCTCATCATCCTTCTAGGAG ATGCCGGAAGGGTACTTCAGAATTACTTGTGAGCTTTGATGACTTGTACCCAGCAGATTTTGAAACACCTAATAGGCTGGATGATGATAAGGGTTCCGTTAAGAACATAAAGATATGTGGAAAAGATGTGCCTCGTGGATACTGG ATGTTCTGCCGTGGCAGTAAGAATGAGACCAGAGGTTTTAG TTGTGGTTTATGGGTTCTTCTGCATTCACTCTCTGTAAGGATAGAGGATGGAGAAAGTCAGTTTACATTTAGTGCAACGTGTGATTTTGTTCATGACTTCTTTATATGCGAGGAATGCCGACAACATTTTTACAGGATGTGTTCAAG TGTTTCTAGTCCTTTCAACAAAGCCCGTGACTATGCTCTCTGGTTGTGGAGCACCCATAATAAGGTCAATGAAAGGTTGATGAAAGAAGAAGCTTCTCTTGGCACTGGTGACCCGAAATTCCCAAAGACAATTTGGCCTCCAAAGCAACTCTGCCCTTCCTGTTATCTAGGCATTGACCAGAAGAACAATAAAATCGAATGGAACCAGGATGAGGTCTTCAGGTTTTTGACTAATTATTACAGAAACACACTTACTGCTCTATACAAGGACAAGAGCATTGTTGGAAATGATGAGGCTGAGGTAGCCGTTGAAGATCTGATCGTCGCAAATAACGCAATCGTGGTGCCTCTGGGAGCTGCATTGGCAATAGCTTTTGCCAGCTGTGCTTTTGGCGCACTTGCTTGCTACTGGCGTTCGCGGCAAAAGAGTCGGAAGTATTTCCACCGCCTATACTCTTTAAAGACAATATGA